AcagaatgatttttttctttggtttacATTTACAAGGCATAACATGTGAAACTATAAAGCATTAAACTGAGAAAACGGCTATTATGAGAAAAGTGTAACACTCATTGTATCTCATTGGTCTTTCTGGGATGTCCACTTCACCCTCTATTTCTGTCAgttaatttgaatttaaacATAGTGCAGCTCAGCTCTATGGTTTACCAATCCAGTCTCAAAGTACACTTTGGGATGGGCTCCTATGTCATATGAGTCTCCAATAAAACACTGGTGCTACTGGGTACCTCACAAGACGGATAATCTTTAAAACTGCTTTGTCTGCGGTCCTTGTCACTGAATATATTCTGTATATTCTGTATGCATATTCTCTATGCTGTACAGTAGAAAATTTTACTCTTTTctaaatgtgatattttaaacCCAAGACTAGCCAAGTTTACCTTGGTTTAGTCATCCTATGTGTGCATTtaacagtaaaaagaaaattctaaatggcacaaatactgtgtaGTAGCTTCTAGATTTTTTTAGAAGTATTTATTCTGTCATGTGATGTTTTCGTGCAGACAGCTGTCACTCTTTTTGTAAACGTTCgtaattatattttaataattaCATGATAACTACAGAGTCCTTTCAGACTCTACAGTGTCCTTCAGACTCTTAAACTGGCTcctaaaacagattttaaatattattttgatCCTTTTAAATTGTATGCATGACTGCTTCTCAGatttatacatttgaaaacacaGCTGACTGTGAGAGGCACTAGATGTAAAGACTCTTGTCCTCTTTACTTGTTCCCCCTCTtgagcttctttttttcagaaataGCAGAAGTATTTTTCTTGAAATACCAGTGAGTGCATTCCCCTAACAATACACTTCCATTTAATTCATCTCTTCTATTTTCAGGCATGTGATTTTTGCTCCCAGCAGCCACAATAAATATGCAGGGGAGTCTTTCCCTGGGATCTATGATGCTTTATTTGACATTGAGAACTCAGCTGACCCAGCAAAGGCCTGGGAGGAAGTCAAGCGTCAGATCAGCATAGCAGCTTTCACTGTCCATGCTGCTGCCATGACCCTCACACCACCTGCATGAagacaatataaaaatatatacttaATTTGACAATTATAACATTTCCAGTTCAACACAGATGGGAGTCCAtgtttatttggatgttttcCAGAACACCTAGACCTGAAGAACAATGAGAAATGCTTCATCAGACCTTGAGAAATCTTTGTACTTTCTGTTTTATGATGTGGCTccataaataaatctgggttttttttaatgttttgtaataATATTTGGGGTTACAAGTCCACTCAACTCGCCAAACGTGGACACAAAAATCACTGATTTTAGTTATGCACTCAGATTTTTTTGACAAATTTACTCAAATGAAAGGTACACAGCAAAGTTTATTGGATGATAAAACGATCTCATGTTTTAGAAACACTGTCAAACATTTATCCTATGTTTAAAATGCTGAGCTGTCAAAGTTATGACATACAAGGAATGACATTACGAGGCAATGAAGCCTAGACATTCGAACaacagttataaaaaaaaaaaaagaaaataaaaaagcttaaGTGACTATCAGGTGTTCCCAGGAAAAGTTACAGTGTAAAGGCAAGAATATGacaataatttcacaaataataataacaaaatataatCCATACAATTAGGGTGAATAAATCTGATACTGTGTTAACTGGAAACAACATTGGTGTTCTTACACTTATAAATATCTTTTGTGActtctttgtgtggtttttgtatAAGGACACTTAAAGAGAATGCATAGAAATAACACATGAATTACATATTGTGGAGGCTGACAACAACACATActcattagagaaaaatgtcttgatgcatgctcaatcatccaggtaaggaaatccagtgggagaaacatttcgagTCACTCAACCAAGTGACTCGAAATGTTTCTGACatctgaaaacgctacatccagatgaacagaatcaactttttgggattagagaaaaatatcaaagagaTAACTTAAGACTAAAATTGATTCATCCATGTGACTAGATAAACAAGCTGCCTAACCACAGTTATATTCCTTAAGCCTTCATTAAAGCTACAGTACGTTGCCAGTGTTAGTGCCTGTATCAGACTTGTGTAAGGTTTGAGATTTCATCTGTTTACTTCTAATAAAAGGTCTGACATTACACATTTGATTCAAAAGGAGGTCAAGTGCAAGAAATCAGATTTGCCACAGTGACACTACTGAAGGGAAGGACACGGGCGACAAAAGACTAAAGAGGGGAACAAGCTGGAAGTGAGGTCCGAGTGTGCTATGTGTGCTTGGTGTCCTCCTGTTCCTGATTCTGTGGGAGGGAAGGCAGGTCCAGACGGGCCCATGTGATTGGTTCAGCCTTCTTAAGAGACACCTCCATCTTAGAAGCCATCAGGTTCACCGCACTGTTTTTTACCTCCACAGCCTGATAGGATCAAGAAAAGGGACGGTGTCTTTTAGGTTTTTAATTCTATTTTATATCGTTACTACCACTGGAGGGCGCCAAAGGCCTAACTTTCCAAAAGCATATGCTGCTTTATTAATATTAATCATTTAACAATAGTCAAAGTAAAATCAACAGTGATTATGCAATACAGCTTAAtatgaaaatgcaaacaaagttCATAATGAAATACAAGGTGGTCACTTACCCCCCATAAAATGATCTTCTTTTCAAACTCTTTATCTCCTTCAAACACTACACGAATGTTCACCTGGGACAATCGGAAAATTACTTATTACTAACATTAGTCATAATTAGAGATATGATGGGGTGTATGTGTGAGAGGTAGAACATGACTTTGTGGTTTTTACCGTGGTGCTGTTGGCCTCGACATAACTGAGCTCTGGCAAGGAGTTCTTTGCATAGATGGAGATGATAACTTGACTGCTGGTCTGGTGCCAGTCAAATCTACACGGCATCACCTTCATCGCCTGGAGATAGAGAGAGTCAGAGACAAGATGATCATCATCAGGAAACTATAACATTTGTTAATTACACTATGACAAGAATGGGACATTTCAGTGGCTacaagatgagaaaaaaaaggcttcTTCTGCCTTACACTACTCACAACATTTCCAATGACATTAAATATAATCCCCTTTAAGAAAATGCAAGTATGTTAATGTTTTTACTGAAGGAAAATTAAAGAGGGGATTGAACAGGACACAAATGCCCTTTCTCTGCATGCAATACATAAGTCATGAACTGGAGTGAAGATCTGTcttatatttgtatatttttgcaCTTTGATCTAATTCCCTAACACACCTGATTGTTTTTCTTCCAGAGGTGGCTTCCTGTAGTGCAGCCCTGCTGGGACAGAAAGTTGTTGAAGTCTGATGTTTTCCTCCTGCAGCAGCTCCAGTACTTCATACTGCAGAAATATAGACAAATATAGCATTATAATCAGTCAATCAAAAGcaccttcacaataaaataaCCCGAATGAACACCTTCCTAAATGTAATTGGACAGCGTGTTGCATGTCTTCTTAACACTCATGGAAAATTGGAACTCCGGGGTGGTGAGTGCAGACTTCCTCATCACTTGCTGGTCCAAAGTAAGACTGTTAAAGAACAGTCAGTCAGAAATCATGTAACTGTCAtaacaaccttttttttttttaaatcatcaattaccattaaaaacaatatttcaaAACACATTATAGAGAAGAatagaagaaagaaaactacGTTTATAGTAAGATATAACTGCCTAAAATATACACTGCACATATATGATGATGACTTGTCAATCACAAGGTAGCTACATTATAAACATGGCCTTCTTTATTGTCAGTTTTCCTAAAAAGGGGATTATCATTTACAAAAACATCGTGTTACATGAACTTTAAGACAATAGACTCATCGGTAAGTATACACAACCATACAAGTCACCACCTGgtggccattaaaaagaatgcaggtttaaggtatTCCCACATCGGCTTCACTTCTCGGATCCAGAAACTTCTTTCCCATCCAACCATCTTTTCTGGTCTATGTATATAATAGAATTTCTAAGTTGAAAAACCTAAACTTTTTGATTAAACTGACACATAAAAATCACTTTAGACTCTGCCTGGCAGAAAAATCTGCAGCATACCTTAGAGCATCCTCCATTTTTACAAGAAGTACCAATCTTcacctcctctccctcttcctctgtgcagaaaaagaaagacagctTAGTTTTCAAAAACCATTTACACTTTTTTAACTCTCTGCAATAACATCTAAATCTGTGTGTGTACCTTTGTTTTCAGGATATTTAGTGCCATTAAGGTTGAGTTTTTCAAGAGCCTGTTTCAGTGAAGGGGACACCTTTTGCTGTAATCTGACCAGCGGTGTCTCAGctctgaaataaataaacacgcAAACAAAATGTAAGTGATTCATTATCAACACAGCAGATAGGCATTTAAGTAGAGAAATACAAAGTTTTAGTATGCCTGAATTCACATATTTGCACCAATTAGTTTACATGACAGCAACGtcatttaaaactttacagGCTCTTGATATGCCTGAAAATATGTATACAAATGACAAGAATGTAATGTATTTGTTTAACAGTATGGATTGTGAAATTCTCTTCAAAAGAACTGTGACCAATCAGCTTTGATTAAAGATGAAACCTGTCAGATAGCCACCAATTACAAGTACTAGTCAACCAGCAGTTTATATTTCTGTATTATTCATCTGTGTCAATTCCTTTACAGGAAGTTAGTTTGGGAATAAGGAAAccaaaaacagctgcaggagggACTCTTTGCTCTGCAAATTAGAGATGACAGAGAAACAAATTTGCCGACCTCGGTCTGTGGACCTGCTCCTGTGGTTTAGGAGCTTGAATGATGTAAGGGTCTCCTCGAGGTTTCAGCTCCTCTCCGATCTCCTTCTTCTTTCCTGACGTCTTCACCTCTGGCTGCACTGCCTCTGCTGGTTTCTCACTGTTGTGGGGGCCCCGGCTGCAGCCCTTTTATACACACAAAGGGCGAATACAGGATTTTTAAGACAGATCTGAATAAAAAtctgatttctttttccttttcgtTTCAGGCAGACAAACATAAAACGATTTCTATAACATTTGTTATACTGTACATCGTTATATATGAGACCTTAGTAAGATAATATGACAATGCAGTTTGATTTTAAACTTGTTTCAGTATCACAGCAAATTGCAGATTACTTGTTTACAATTTGCCTGACTGCTCGGATCAGCTAAGGAGTGTACTATGAAGTGAGATTAATCGGTTAGCGAGCTCTGCTGACCTTAAAAATCAAAGTTTTATGTGCCACcaaagtagttttttttttttttacctggtaATTTATCCTGAACACGTAGCCAGGTTGGGAGCAGGTTAAGTTTAAAGTTGTGG
The genomic region above belongs to Oreochromis aureus strain Israel breed Guangdong linkage group 14, ZZ_aureus, whole genome shotgun sequence and contains:
- the chordc1a gene encoding cysteine and histidine-rich domain-containing protein 1a, which encodes MSVLCYNRSCGKRFDPDNNPDDACLFHPGVPVFHDALKGWSCCKRRTTDFSDFLSIKGCSRGPHNSEKPAEAVQPEVKTSGKKKEIGEELKPRGDPYIIQAPKPQEQVHRPRAETPLVRLQQKVSPSLKQALEKLNLNGTKYPENKEEEGEEVKIGTSCKNGGCSKSYFGPASDEEVCTHHPGVPIFHDMKYWSCCRRKTSDFNNFLSQQGCTTGSHLWKKNNQAMKVMPCRFDWHQTSSQVIISIYAKNSLPELSYVEANSTTVNIRVVFEGDKEFEKKIILWGAVEVKNSAVNLMASKMEVSLKKAEPITWARLDLPSLPQNQEQEDTKHT